A region of Microbacterium suwonense DNA encodes the following proteins:
- a CDS encoding type I restriction endonuclease subunit R: MLRNGIDHLGLHVDLYYPTPDAANPKAAALFEANRFVVSRQVHHSVSNTGDAVDLVAFVNGLPVFTFELKNNITNQTVEDAVKQYQRDRDPREPLFAFGRTIAHFALDDQRARFCTQLKGASSWFLPFDRGFNDGAGNPPNPDGVMTDYLWRQVLAPLSLAGIIENYAQIVVEKNQKTGKKVSKAIFPRYHQLDVVRKLLADVEANGAGRRYLIQHSAGSGKSNSIAWLTHQLTETTHDGRIAFDSIIVVTDRIILDNQLTQTIKSFLQVGSTVVHADRSGDLRRAISAGKKIIVTTVQKFPYILDDIGADHRDRTFAIVIDEAHSSQGSKTSAAVSRALAGVDDIEDDTVEDQINRIIEGKKLLPNASYFAFTATPKNKTLEMFGEPVPNAEGGTGFRPFHSYTMKQAIQEGFIVDVLANYTPVGSYYKLMKTVEDDPEFDAKRASKKLRAYVEGNEHAIAQKSAIMVEHFLGQVVAKRKIAGQARAMVVTSSIARCIEYFHAIRDALAARKSPYRAVVAFSGEHEYKGMKVTEASLNGFPSSAIAEQVKTDPYRILVVANKFQTGYDEPLLHTMYVDKALSGVLAVQTLSRLNRAHPAKHDTFVLDFANDADEIQRAFEPYYRTTVLAEETDANKLHDLVNDLDAFAVYTIEQIDEFVSRYLAGESRDQLDPLLDVSVAEYIEMPDEDDQVAFKGGAKAFLRTYNFLSTVLPYGSSEWEKRSIFLDHLVPKLPAPKEEDLSAGILENIDLESYRAEKLSAMKIVLDDEDGTLDPVPAAGGGHRSDPELERLSAIVRSFNDHFGNIEWNDADRVQRFITEEIPRMVSEDEAYKNAQANDDPVNARVESDRALNQVMLRLISDDTQLFKEFQDNTSFKQWLASTVFNATYRKSA; the protein is encoded by the coding sequence ATGCTGCGCAACGGCATCGACCACCTCGGTCTGCATGTTGATCTCTACTATCCGACGCCCGACGCGGCGAACCCGAAGGCTGCCGCTCTCTTCGAGGCGAACCGCTTTGTGGTCTCACGGCAGGTGCATCACAGCGTGAGCAACACGGGTGACGCTGTCGACCTCGTCGCGTTCGTGAATGGACTTCCGGTCTTCACGTTCGAGCTGAAGAACAACATCACGAACCAGACGGTCGAGGACGCCGTAAAGCAGTATCAGCGCGACCGGGACCCCCGCGAGCCGCTGTTCGCGTTCGGCCGGACCATCGCGCACTTCGCCCTCGACGACCAGCGAGCCCGATTCTGCACCCAGCTCAAGGGTGCTTCCTCCTGGTTCCTCCCCTTCGACCGAGGCTTCAACGACGGGGCCGGCAACCCGCCGAACCCCGACGGCGTGATGACCGACTACCTCTGGCGGCAGGTGCTCGCTCCGCTCAGCCTCGCAGGAATCATCGAGAACTACGCACAGATCGTCGTCGAGAAGAACCAGAAGACCGGCAAGAAAGTCTCGAAGGCGATCTTCCCGCGCTACCACCAGCTCGACGTCGTACGAAAGCTGCTCGCCGATGTCGAGGCGAACGGAGCCGGTCGCCGGTACCTGATCCAGCACTCTGCAGGCAGCGGCAAGTCGAACTCGATCGCCTGGTTGACCCATCAGCTGACCGAGACGACCCATGACGGCCGCATCGCTTTCGACTCGATCATCGTCGTCACGGACCGCATCATCCTCGACAACCAGCTCACACAGACCATCAAGTCATTCCTGCAGGTGGGCTCAACTGTCGTTCACGCTGACCGGTCGGGGGACCTGCGCCGCGCGATCTCGGCCGGCAAGAAGATCATCGTCACGACGGTGCAGAAGTTCCCGTACATCCTGGATGACATCGGAGCCGACCATCGGGACCGCACGTTCGCCATCGTGATCGACGAGGCACACTCGTCGCAGGGCTCGAAGACGTCTGCGGCAGTCTCCCGAGCTCTCGCCGGCGTCGACGACATCGAAGACGACACCGTCGAGGACCAGATCAACCGCATCATCGAGGGCAAGAAGCTATTGCCGAACGCGAGCTACTTCGCGTTCACGGCGACGCCGAAGAACAAGACGCTCGAGATGTTCGGCGAGCCCGTACCGAACGCCGAGGGTGGCACGGGATTCCGACCCTTCCACTCGTACACGATGAAGCAGGCGATCCAGGAGGGCTTCATCGTCGATGTCCTCGCGAACTACACCCCCGTCGGCAGCTACTACAAGCTGATGAAGACTGTGGAGGACGACCCCGAGTTCGACGCGAAGCGCGCATCGAAGAAGCTCCGCGCGTACGTCGAGGGCAACGAGCACGCCATTGCGCAGAAGTCCGCCATCATGGTCGAGCACTTCCTCGGCCAGGTGGTGGCGAAGCGCAAGATCGCTGGGCAGGCCCGGGCCATGGTAGTGACATCGTCGATTGCGCGATGCATCGAGTACTTCCACGCGATCCGTGATGCACTCGCCGCGCGGAAGAGTCCGTATCGAGCAGTCGTCGCCTTCTCCGGCGAGCACGAGTACAAGGGCATGAAAGTGACCGAGGCCAGCCTGAACGGCTTCCCCTCCAGCGCCATCGCTGAGCAGGTTAAGACCGATCCATACCGGATCTTGGTCGTCGCCAATAAGTTCCAGACGGGATACGACGAACCGCTGCTGCACACGATGTACGTTGACAAGGCACTTTCCGGAGTGCTGGCGGTGCAGACGCTGTCGCGCCTCAATCGTGCCCACCCTGCCAAGCACGATACGTTCGTGCTCGACTTCGCCAACGATGCCGACGAGATCCAGCGAGCTTTCGAGCCGTACTACCGCACGACTGTGCTGGCAGAGGAGACCGACGCCAACAAGCTTCATGACCTGGTCAACGATCTCGACGCCTTCGCGGTCTACACGATCGAACAGATCGACGAGTTCGTGAGTCGCTACCTGGCTGGCGAGAGCCGAGACCAGCTCGACCCGCTGCTCGACGTGAGTGTCGCGGAGTACATCGAGATGCCCGACGAGGACGATCAGGTGGCGTTCAAGGGCGGTGCGAAGGCGTTCTTGCGCACCTACAACTTTCTCTCGACTGTGCTGCCGTACGGGAGCAGCGAGTGGGAGAAGCGTTCAATCTTCCTCGATCACCTGGTGCCTAAGCTGCCCGCGCCGAAGGAGGAGGACCTCTCGGCCGGCATCCTGGAGAATATCGATCTGGAGTCGTACCGGGCCGAGAAGCTCAGCGCCATGAAGATCGTCCTTGACGATGAGGATGGCACTCTCGATCCGGTGCCAGCCGCCGGTGGTGGGCACCGCTCAGACCCAGAGCTCGAGAGGCTCTCAGCGATTGTGCGGAGCTTCAACGATCACTTCGGCAACATCGAGTGGAACGATGCTGATCGCGTGCAGCGGTTCATCACCGAAGAGATTCCGCGGATGGTGTCCGAGGACGAGGCCTACAAGAACGCGCAGGCCAACGACGATCCAGTTAACGCCCGCGTCGAGAGCGACCGTGCACTCAACCAGGTCATGCTACGCCTCATCTCCGACGATACTCAGCTCTTCAAGGAGTTCCAGGACAACACCAGCTTCAAGCAGTGGCTCGCGAGCACGGTATTTAACGCGACTTACAGAAAGAGTGCTTGA
- a CDS encoding transposase: MPNPFAMQDQLTKRASRQNDQRTRLDAELLGEGVDRIQGEVALSTLDPREVPSRDTELLGKTFLRQMARKTQIAHLRSEHLFQWICHTTSLRSGSHDFQEVIASSRGQGRVSLATRSGPHQTSKESTAMPDSQRSPEGDSSALPRVLHTPRSHALLSESWAQAEEAKRMERAGDDLQLPHEAYAAGAPCRACGRALLGEPTLGTDEESLARIDADNAEFRAEHTACNMGVWRIENNRAEHCHLCCPFPPLSPTQRDELRQLLYPSSLRIDRSATWRVELTCQHVETLTGHSPRYVEPTVQCTECSVIRGVVKAVRIDDQAKDGDDSSDIEGLQSDYQRLTDEQWSWIKHIVHTQDGPRRGRPRTDIRTIVDAALYKTRTGIPWRELPAEFGSWQTAVRRHNQLIASSQWDEITRTLAERDLPQ; the protein is encoded by the coding sequence ATGCCCAACCCGTTCGCCATGCAGGACCAGCTCACGAAGCGGGCATCAAGGCAGAATGATCAGCGAACGCGCCTCGACGCCGAGTTGCTCGGCGAGGGCGTCGACCGAATCCAGGGTGAGGTTGCGCTCTCCACGCTCGATCCCCGCGAGGTACCGAGTCGAGACACCGAGCTCCTCGGCAAGACCTTCCTGCGACAGATGGCGCGCAAGACGCAGATCGCGCACCTGCGCTCCGAGCACCTTTTTCAGTGGATCTGTCACACAACCAGCCTCAGGTCTGGTAGTCATGACTTCCAGGAAGTTATCGCTTCCAGTCGCGGTCAAGGCAGGGTCTCGCTCGCGACTCGAAGTGGGCCGCATCAGACCTCGAAGGAGAGCACGGCCATGCCCGATTCACAACGGTCCCCCGAGGGCGACTCGAGCGCACTCCCCCGCGTCCTGCACACACCGCGTAGCCACGCGTTGCTCTCGGAATCGTGGGCCCAAGCAGAGGAAGCGAAGCGGATGGAGCGGGCAGGCGACGACCTCCAGCTTCCGCATGAAGCCTATGCAGCCGGCGCACCCTGCCGCGCTTGTGGGCGCGCCCTTCTCGGCGAGCCGACCCTGGGCACGGACGAAGAGAGCCTTGCGCGGATCGACGCCGACAATGCCGAGTTCCGAGCCGAACACACGGCATGCAACATGGGTGTTTGGCGTATCGAGAACAACCGGGCAGAGCACTGCCATCTCTGCTGCCCGTTCCCGCCACTCTCGCCGACTCAGCGCGATGAGCTCCGGCAGCTCCTGTACCCGTCCTCATTGCGCATCGACCGCAGCGCCACCTGGCGAGTGGAACTGACCTGTCAGCACGTCGAGACCTTGACCGGGCATTCCCCTCGCTACGTTGAGCCAACCGTCCAATGCACCGAATGCTCCGTCATCCGCGGCGTGGTCAAAGCCGTGCGAATCGATGATCAGGCGAAGGATGGTGACGACAGCAGCGACATCGAGGGCCTCCAGTCGGACTATCAACGACTCACAGATGAGCAATGGAGCTGGATCAAGCACATCGTTCACACACAAGATGGCCCTCGCCGCGGGCGGCCGCGCACTGACATACGCACGATCGTCGACGCCGCTCTCTACAAGACCCGCACAGGCATCCCGTGGCGCGAGCTCCCAGCAGAGTTCGGGTCATGGCAGACCGCCGTGCGCCGGCACAACCAATTGATCGCGAGCTCCCAGTGGGACGAGATCACTCGCACTCTGGCCGAACGAGACCTGCCCCAGTGA
- a CDS encoding alpha/beta hydrolase gives MTATIRIPASVDYPDRPAGSPSAAESLATTLLHGAASIIEFADEAAALSDIDTFWQGAASDAYAGHARGFAKSHQPMGETLKRVSRGVDLFAEQLRDLQSEHTTLSSIITSYERDRVALIVAVDIADDTDSAELQVLQERARTLSGHRSQIIADVTDFRSRTTANEEFLVRLFTSADTAAEAEAPAGGVDPIAALAILGMPLLFSDPKAMAKWWNGLSEAAQNAVIAAYPKRIGSADGLPAWARDKANRQLLGDDIAELTQKEADGLLSDEEKKRLENARATQKALKTADDYVMPGTDDHPGGTLWLYDPDAFDGDGRVAIAVGDLDTADDVSIQVPGITTEMADAPGYVQDAADLYESARYNGDGSSVATMFWLGYDTPEGAVDWDTITEGRAKDGGERLATAVDGLRASRPDSPAHMTAIGHSYGSTTTSYAAADHDLAVDEVALIGSPGAGPADSAADFSVGKDHVYVGRNSRDAVAFFGDEGWARKDWVEAGLGMDPSSENFDAHRFEAEAVNRGDHRNFDDHSRYYDRDSESLYNLGRIVDGHGSDTNSAAQSYDPWWRAAVDPESDRTPTADVPGRSDTGMNR, from the coding sequence ATGACCGCGACCATCCGCATCCCTGCCTCCGTCGACTATCCCGACCGTCCCGCTGGCAGTCCATCGGCAGCGGAATCGCTGGCGACCACGCTGCTGCACGGTGCGGCGAGCATCATCGAGTTCGCGGACGAGGCCGCAGCGCTCTCCGACATCGATACGTTCTGGCAGGGCGCTGCGTCGGACGCCTACGCCGGCCACGCCCGGGGATTCGCGAAGTCCCACCAGCCGATGGGTGAGACCCTCAAGCGCGTCTCTCGCGGGGTGGACCTGTTCGCCGAACAGCTGCGCGATCTGCAGAGCGAGCACACCACTCTCAGCAGCATCATCACCTCGTACGAGCGCGACCGGGTGGCGCTGATCGTCGCCGTCGACATCGCCGATGACACCGACAGCGCTGAACTCCAGGTGCTTCAGGAGCGCGCACGCACACTGTCCGGCCACCGTTCGCAGATCATCGCCGACGTCACTGACTTCCGCTCACGCACCACCGCGAACGAGGAGTTCCTGGTGCGCCTGTTCACCAGTGCCGACACGGCCGCCGAGGCGGAAGCGCCCGCCGGCGGCGTCGACCCGATCGCCGCGCTCGCCATCCTGGGTATGCCCCTGCTCTTCTCGGATCCGAAGGCGATGGCGAAGTGGTGGAACGGGCTGTCCGAAGCGGCGCAGAACGCCGTCATCGCCGCCTACCCGAAACGGATCGGCAGTGCAGACGGACTGCCCGCCTGGGCACGGGACAAGGCGAATCGTCAGCTGCTCGGCGACGACATCGCCGAGCTGACGCAGAAGGAGGCCGACGGCCTGCTCAGCGACGAAGAGAAGAAGCGGCTCGAGAACGCCCGGGCTACGCAGAAGGCGCTGAAGACGGCCGACGACTACGTGATGCCCGGCACCGACGACCACCCCGGCGGCACGCTCTGGCTCTACGACCCCGATGCCTTCGACGGGGATGGGCGTGTGGCCATCGCTGTGGGAGACCTCGACACCGCCGATGACGTCTCGATACAGGTTCCCGGCATCACGACCGAGATGGCGGATGCTCCCGGTTACGTGCAGGACGCCGCCGACCTCTATGAGAGTGCGCGCTACAACGGCGACGGATCGAGCGTGGCGACGATGTTCTGGCTCGGCTACGACACCCCCGAGGGCGCTGTCGACTGGGACACCATCACCGAGGGACGAGCGAAAGACGGCGGTGAGCGACTGGCCACGGCCGTCGACGGGCTCCGCGCCTCCCGTCCGGACTCCCCCGCGCACATGACGGCGATCGGGCACAGCTACGGCTCCACCACCACCTCGTACGCCGCCGCCGATCACGACCTCGCGGTGGACGAGGTCGCGCTGATCGGAAGCCCGGGAGCGGGTCCGGCCGACAGCGCAGCGGACTTCAGCGTCGGCAAGGATCACGTGTACGTGGGGCGGAACAGCAGGGATGCGGTCGCCTTCTTCGGCGATGAGGGCTGGGCGCGCAAGGACTGGGTGGAGGCGGGTCTGGGCATGGATCCGTCCTCGGAGAACTTCGACGCGCATCGTTTCGAGGCGGAGGCCGTCAATCGGGGCGACCACCGCAATTTTGACGATCACAGCCGGTACTACGATCGCGACAGCGAGTCGCTGTACAACCTGGGGCGCATCGTCGACGGGCATGGCAGTGACACGAACAGCGCCGCGCAGAGCTACGATCCATGGTGGCGGGCCGCGGTGGACCCGGAGAGCGATCGCACTCCGACGGCCGATGTGCCGGGCCGTTCCGACACGGGAATGAATCGATGA
- a CDS encoding ISL3 family transposase: MHHATFATPDLTKFCRLDELGLVAVGQLIGPERAVIECRVTDPDPWCQGCGSRALSRGSIARRLAHEPFGHRPTTLLVRLRRYACTGCGRRWREDATAAAPRRAKLSRGGMRWALEALVVDHLTVSRIAAGLGVGWHTANDAVLAEGRRLLIDDPSRFDGVRVLGVDEHVWRHTRKGDKYVTVIIDLTPARDKTGPARLLDMVEGRSKAVFKQWLAARPKAWQSGIEIVAMDGFTGFKTAAAEELPDAVAVMDPFHVVRLAGDALDVCRRRVQHDIFGRRGRRNDPLYRSRRTLHTGAGLLTDRQAQRLETLFADEQHTAVEATWGIYQRMITAYREPDRKLGKYLMQSVIDATSSAVPTGLEEIRKLGRTLKQRATDILAFFDRPGTSNGPTEAINGRLEHLRGSALGFRNLTHYIARSLLEAGGFRPHLHPQLR; encoded by the coding sequence GTGCACCACGCTACCTTCGCGACCCCTGACCTGACGAAGTTCTGCCGTCTGGATGAACTCGGCCTGGTGGCCGTCGGGCAGCTGATCGGCCCGGAACGGGCGGTGATCGAGTGTCGCGTGACGGATCCGGACCCGTGGTGCCAGGGCTGCGGGTCGCGTGCTCTCTCGCGCGGGAGCATCGCTCGTCGCCTCGCGCATGAGCCGTTCGGACACCGGCCGACGACGCTCCTGGTCCGTCTCCGCCGCTACGCCTGCACGGGGTGCGGGCGACGCTGGCGAGAGGACGCCACGGCTGCGGCTCCTCGGCGGGCGAAGCTGTCTCGTGGCGGGATGCGGTGGGCGTTGGAAGCGCTCGTTGTGGACCATCTCACCGTCTCCCGGATCGCCGCGGGTCTCGGAGTGGGCTGGCACACCGCCAACGATGCTGTTCTCGCTGAAGGCCGCCGGCTGCTGATCGATGACCCGTCCCGGTTCGACGGTGTCCGAGTGCTCGGCGTCGATGAACATGTCTGGCGTCACACTCGCAAGGGCGACAAGTACGTCACCGTGATCATCGACCTCACCCCGGCCCGCGATAAGACGGGCCCCGCACGACTGCTGGACATGGTCGAGGGCCGGTCGAAGGCAGTGTTCAAGCAGTGGCTCGCCGCCCGCCCGAAGGCCTGGCAGAGCGGGATCGAGATCGTCGCGATGGATGGGTTCACAGGGTTCAAGACCGCCGCCGCGGAAGAGCTTCCCGACGCGGTCGCTGTCATGGACCCGTTCCATGTCGTCCGTCTCGCAGGCGACGCTTTGGATGTGTGCCGACGGCGTGTCCAGCACGACATCTTCGGTCGACGGGGCAGGCGCAACGACCCGCTCTACAGGTCCCGCCGCACCCTGCACACCGGCGCTGGTCTGCTCACCGACCGGCAGGCACAACGCCTGGAAACCCTGTTCGCTGACGAGCAGCACACCGCAGTCGAGGCGACCTGGGGGATCTACCAGCGCATGATCACCGCCTACCGTGAGCCCGATCGCAAGCTCGGCAAATACCTCATGCAGTCCGTCATCGACGCCACCAGCTCGGCAGTCCCCACCGGCCTCGAAGAGATCCGCAAGCTCGGCCGCACGCTGAAACAACGCGCCACCGACATCCTCGCGTTCTTCGACCGACCCGGCACCAGCAACGGACCCACCGAGGCCATCAACGGCCGCCTCGAACACCTCCGCGGCAGCGCGCTCGGCTTCCGCAACCTCACCCACTACATCGCCAGATCACTACTCGAAGCCGGCGGATTCAGACCCCACCTACACCCTCAACTGCGATGA
- a CDS encoding type I restriction-modification system subunit M, with product MPHSSINHARIAALIWNIADDVLRDLYVRGKYRDVILPFTVLRRLDSVLGPTRDAVMAMKKMLDEAGVADQDAPLRDAAKQDFYNTSGFSLQDLRHISNSTRLRQNFEAYLDGFSPNVQEIIDNFEFRNQLPRLTKADALGALIEKFLAPDLDLSPAGMDNHGMGTVFEELVRRFNEENNEEAGEHWTPRDAVRLMTRLMFEPIAGAIPSGTYRLYDGAMGTGGMLTVAEETLKHLTESSGKKVSTHLYGQEINAETYAIAKADLILKGDGKAADNIVGGPEYSTLSNDAFAGQEFDFMLSNPPYGKSWKTDQDRLGGAKKIIDPRFVVTHDGDSEYSLVTRSSDGQLMFLANLISKMKQETELGSRIASVHNGSSLFTGDAGQGESNIRRWIIENDWLEAIVALPLKMFYNTGIATYVWVLSNRKEDRRKGKVQLIDATNWFTPLRKNLGEKGVEVSSSDADKVLEAFKAFDEYEDADHSKVFDGVDFGYHKITVERPLRIAGVDPHRVYTAKEIKQLKEDGVRDESAPPLIRKALPYAATPDPLHGRYEAVIDGRTRVVEYEPDTELRDTEQVPLTEPAGDYADGIEAFFRREVEPYATDAWIDDSKTKIGYEISFTRHFYKPVPMRTLAEIQADIRALEAETDDLIADIAGER from the coding sequence GTGCCACACAGCTCCATCAACCACGCGCGAATCGCGGCGCTCATCTGGAATATCGCTGACGATGTCCTCCGCGACCTCTATGTCCGAGGCAAGTATCGGGACGTGATCCTTCCCTTCACGGTCCTGCGTCGCCTGGACAGCGTCCTTGGCCCGACGCGCGATGCGGTGATGGCGATGAAGAAGATGCTGGACGAGGCGGGCGTCGCTGACCAGGATGCACCGCTGCGCGATGCGGCCAAGCAGGACTTCTACAACACGTCTGGTTTCTCGCTGCAGGATCTGCGGCATATCTCGAACTCCACCCGTCTGCGGCAGAACTTCGAGGCGTACCTCGATGGCTTCTCGCCCAACGTGCAGGAGATCATCGACAACTTCGAGTTCCGTAACCAACTCCCTCGGCTTACGAAGGCCGACGCGCTCGGCGCGTTGATCGAGAAGTTCCTCGCTCCAGACCTCGACCTCTCCCCAGCGGGCATGGACAACCACGGGATGGGCACCGTCTTCGAAGAGCTGGTGCGCCGCTTCAACGAGGAGAACAACGAAGAGGCCGGCGAGCACTGGACGCCGCGTGACGCTGTGCGCCTGATGACCCGGCTGATGTTCGAACCCATCGCGGGCGCGATCCCGTCTGGCACCTATCGGCTCTACGACGGTGCGATGGGCACCGGTGGCATGCTCACCGTCGCCGAGGAGACCCTGAAGCACCTCACGGAGTCGTCTGGCAAGAAGGTCTCCACACATCTGTATGGGCAGGAGATCAACGCCGAGACGTACGCGATCGCGAAGGCCGACCTCATCCTCAAGGGCGACGGCAAAGCGGCCGACAACATCGTCGGCGGTCCCGAGTACTCCACCCTGTCGAACGACGCCTTCGCAGGGCAGGAGTTCGACTTCATGCTCTCCAACCCGCCGTACGGCAAGAGTTGGAAGACCGATCAGGATCGGCTCGGCGGTGCGAAGAAGATCATCGATCCGCGCTTCGTGGTTACTCACGATGGTGACAGCGAATACTCGCTCGTCACGCGCAGCAGCGACGGGCAGCTGATGTTCCTCGCGAACCTGATCTCGAAGATGAAGCAGGAGACCGAACTGGGCTCCCGGATCGCCTCGGTCCACAACGGCTCTTCTTTATTCACCGGTGACGCAGGGCAGGGCGAGAGTAACATCCGTCGGTGGATCATCGAAAACGACTGGCTCGAAGCGATCGTCGCGCTGCCGCTGAAGATGTTCTACAACACCGGCATCGCGACGTACGTCTGGGTGCTCTCCAACCGCAAGGAAGATCGCCGCAAGGGCAAGGTCCAGCTCATCGACGCCACGAACTGGTTCACGCCGCTGCGCAAAAACCTGGGCGAGAAGGGCGTCGAGGTGAGCTCGAGCGACGCCGACAAGGTTCTCGAAGCGTTCAAGGCGTTCGACGAGTACGAAGACGCCGACCACTCAAAGGTGTTCGACGGTGTGGACTTCGGGTACCACAAGATCACCGTCGAACGGCCCTTGCGCATCGCCGGTGTCGACCCGCACCGTGTCTACACGGCGAAGGAGATCAAGCAGCTGAAGGAGGACGGCGTGCGCGACGAGAGCGCGCCGCCTCTCATCCGCAAGGCCCTGCCGTACGCGGCAACGCCCGACCCGCTGCACGGGAGGTACGAAGCTGTCATCGACGGCCGTACCCGCGTCGTCGAGTACGAGCCCGACACCGAGCTGCGCGACACCGAACAGGTACCGCTCACCGAGCCCGCGGGTGACTATGCCGACGGCATCGAAGCGTTCTTCCGTCGCGAAGTCGAGCCATACGCCACTGATGCCTGGATCGACGACTCGAAGACGAAGATTGGCTACGAGATTTCCTTCACCCGTCACTTCTACAAGCCCGTGCCGATGCGCACCCTGGCCGAAATCCAGGCTGACATCCGCGCGCTGGAGGCGGAAACGGACGATCTGATCGCTGATATTGCGGGTGAGCGTTGA
- a CDS encoding 3'-5' exonuclease: MPLDFTAIDFETANSSPASACSVGLVRVRSGRVVAQTGWLIRPPAGHDEFNEWNTKIHGIRAHDVANATTWTQQLDRLCGFAGADVLVAHNAGFDMNVLRRACEATGIDAPPYRSLCSLAVARKTYDLDSYRLPKAAAAAGFGDFSHHDALADARACAQIVIDAAFRAAVDDVDALGSALSIRLTDPMASVPARAVA, encoded by the coding sequence GTGCCACTGGACTTCACCGCGATCGACTTCGAGACGGCGAACTCCAGCCCCGCCTCAGCATGCTCCGTCGGACTCGTCCGCGTCCGCAGCGGCAGGGTCGTCGCGCAGACGGGCTGGCTCATCCGTCCGCCCGCCGGCCACGACGAGTTCAACGAGTGGAACACGAAGATCCACGGCATCCGTGCGCACGACGTCGCGAACGCGACGACGTGGACGCAGCAGCTCGACCGGCTGTGCGGCTTCGCCGGTGCCGACGTGCTCGTGGCGCACAACGCGGGATTCGACATGAACGTGCTGCGCCGTGCCTGTGAGGCGACCGGCATCGATGCTCCGCCGTATCGCTCGCTGTGCTCGCTGGCCGTGGCGCGCAAGACCTATGACCTGGACTCCTACCGGCTGCCGAAGGCGGCCGCAGCCGCCGGGTTCGGGGATTTCTCGCATCACGACGCACTGGCGGATGCCCGTGCCTGCGCGCAGATCGTGATCGATGCCGCGTTCCGCGCCGCCGTGGACGATGTGGATGCGCTGGGCTCTGCACTCAGCATCCGGTTGACGGACCCGATGGCGTCCGTCCCCGCGCGCGCCGTAGCCTGA
- a CDS encoding restriction endonuclease subunit S, producing MLSVTIGRGVIPQTDLLSSTSKKDSSNVDKSKYKLVGPGDVVYNKMRAWQGAAGGSNYRGIVSPAYVVMSPREALTEYMHYVVRTPQFAKEAERWSYGITSDQWSLRPEHFKMIRFPLPPIEEQAAIVKYLAHANARIDKAISAKRRLISLLAEQNTSTLRALIVGEEYPGARKSSGLHWVGGLPADWEVRKLRSLFARQGSGTTPSGEGYYGGGRPWIMSGDLNDAHVSSSARTVTTLALEEVSSLREHPAGSLVIAMYGATIGRTGILEMSASTNQACSVLSDPKSDVNVAFVQLAMLVGRPALQELGAGGGQPNVNAEKIAQFRIPLPPLTEQKRIVREYQAVAAGVDLIRERLSARSCSSRSSAHDSSRTW from the coding sequence ATGCTCTCGGTGACCATCGGCCGCGGAGTGATTCCTCAAACTGACTTACTGTCGTCTACGTCAAAAAAGGACTCATCGAACGTCGATAAATCGAAGTATAAGCTCGTTGGCCCCGGCGACGTTGTCTATAACAAGATGCGTGCATGGCAAGGAGCCGCAGGCGGATCAAACTATCGCGGCATCGTTAGTCCTGCTTATGTCGTGATGTCTCCGCGAGAAGCCCTCACTGAGTATATGCACTACGTTGTGCGCACTCCGCAGTTCGCGAAAGAAGCCGAGCGTTGGTCGTACGGGATCACGTCCGATCAGTGGAGCCTGAGGCCCGAGCACTTCAAAATGATTCGATTCCCTCTGCCGCCGATCGAGGAGCAGGCGGCGATTGTCAAGTACCTCGCACACGCGAACGCCCGCATCGACAAGGCCATTTCCGCCAAGCGCCGTCTCATCTCGCTCCTGGCTGAGCAGAACACTTCTACCCTGCGGGCTTTGATTGTTGGCGAGGAATACCCGGGAGCGCGGAAGTCCTCCGGTTTGCACTGGGTTGGAGGGCTCCCTGCGGACTGGGAAGTACGTAAGCTCAGGTCTCTGTTTGCACGTCAAGGTAGTGGCACTACCCCCTCTGGTGAGGGTTATTACGGGGGCGGGCGTCCGTGGATTATGAGCGGCGATCTGAATGATGCGCATGTGTCGTCCAGCGCACGCACCGTGACAACATTGGCATTAGAAGAGGTATCCAGTCTTCGTGAGCACCCCGCCGGATCTCTTGTGATCGCGATGTACGGTGCAACGATCGGTAGGACTGGCATCTTGGAGATGTCGGCATCGACTAACCAAGCTTGTTCTGTTCTGAGCGACCCTAAGTCTGACGTCAACGTGGCCTTCGTTCAACTCGCGATGTTGGTGGGGCGGCCAGCCCTCCAAGAGCTCGGTGCCGGCGGCGGCCAGCCAAACGTCAATGCGGAGAAGATCGCTCAGTTCCGTATCCCTCTTCCTCCCCTCACAGAGCAGAAGCGCATTGTTCGCGAGTATCAAGCGGTTGCTGCTGGGGTGGATTTGATCAGGGAAAGGCTGAGCGCGAGATCATGCTCCTCCAGGAGTTCCGCACACGACTCGTCGCGGACGTGGTGA